A region from the Pseudonocardia petroleophila genome encodes:
- a CDS encoding alpha/beta fold hydrolase, with amino-acid sequence MTTTVAATELAEKFVDVGGIRTRYLEAGSGTRTVVLLHGSGPGVSAWANWRLTMPALARDYRVLAPEMVGYGASRGPADIRYGVATWLDHMIGFLDALDVPRASFVGNSMGGLITLHIAITQPQRIDRMVLMGAPGVGMRPTEGLAAVRNYEPSPENMRELLTTHFAYDPSIIGDDLVQARYEASIEGDAHEIYRMMFFDPRHSGNDLALEADAVRTITAPTLLVHGMHDKVIPVDVSWTMAGLIPDADLHVFARCGHWTQIERADEFSRLVAGFLGDPATEGES; translated from the coding sequence ATGACCACCACCGTCGCGGCCACCGAGCTGGCCGAGAAGTTCGTCGACGTCGGCGGGATCCGCACCCGGTACCTGGAGGCCGGGTCCGGGACGCGGACCGTCGTGCTGCTGCACGGGTCCGGCCCGGGGGTGAGCGCCTGGGCGAACTGGCGTCTCACCATGCCGGCGCTGGCCCGGGACTACCGGGTGCTGGCCCCGGAGATGGTGGGCTACGGCGCCAGCCGCGGGCCCGCCGACATCCGGTACGGCGTGGCCACCTGGCTCGACCACATGATCGGCTTCCTGGACGCCCTCGACGTGCCGCGCGCGTCGTTCGTCGGCAACTCGATGGGCGGGCTGATCACGCTGCACATCGCGATCACCCAGCCGCAGCGGATCGACCGGATGGTGCTGATGGGTGCGCCCGGGGTCGGGATGCGGCCCACCGAGGGCCTCGCCGCGGTGCGCAACTACGAGCCGTCCCCGGAGAACATGCGCGAGCTGCTCACCACGCACTTCGCCTACGACCCGTCGATCATCGGTGACGACCTGGTGCAGGCCCGGTACGAGGCCAGCATCGAGGGCGACGCGCACGAGATCTACCGGATGATGTTCTTCGACCCCCGGCACTCGGGCAACGACCTGGCCCTGGAGGCGGACGCCGTGCGTACCATCACGGCGCCCACGCTGCTGGTGCACGGCATGCACGACAAGGTCATCCCGGTGGACGTCAGCTGGACGATGGCCGGGCTCATCCCCGACGCCGACCTGCACGTCTTCGCCCGCTGCGGGCACTGGACCCAGATCGAGCGGGCGGACGAGTTCTCCCGCCTCGTCGCCGGCTTCCTCGGCGACCCCGCAACCGAAGGAGAGTCGTGA
- a CDS encoding aromatic-ring-hydroxylating dioxygenase subunit beta, whose protein sequence is MTADAVLAAPGRLAGIGRAEVEEFLYREAALLDDWNLDEWITLFTEDARYYVPCNDAPQGDAARDLMLIDDTMFRLRARVERLNSRKAHREYPHSNTSHQIANVRLGEVEGDELTVRAEFSVWRFRAERAMCYVGRYTYRLRAVDGGLRIVMKHCMLSNTTLRQVSDVAIIL, encoded by the coding sequence ATGACCGCCGACGCCGTGCTCGCCGCGCCGGGCAGGCTCGCCGGGATCGGGCGGGCCGAGGTCGAGGAGTTCCTCTACCGCGAGGCGGCCCTGCTCGACGACTGGAACCTCGACGAGTGGATCACGTTGTTCACCGAGGACGCCCGCTACTACGTGCCGTGCAACGACGCGCCGCAGGGCGATGCGGCCCGTGACCTGATGCTGATCGACGACACGATGTTCCGGCTCCGGGCCAGGGTCGAGCGCCTCAACAGCCGCAAGGCGCACCGCGAGTACCCGCACTCCAACACCAGCCACCAGATCGCCAACGTCCGGCTCGGCGAGGTCGAGGGCGACGAGCTCACCGTCCGCGCCGAGTTCTCGGTCTGGCGGTTCCGCGCGGAGCGGGCCATGTGCTATGTCGGTCGCTACACCTACCGGCTGCGCGCCGTGGACGGCGGGCTGCGGATCGTGATGAAGCACTGCATGCTGTCCAACACCACCCTGCGTCAGGTCTCCGACGTGGCGATCATCCTGTGA
- a CDS encoding FadR/GntR family transcriptional regulator — MPAPPGPRRSRAQDVAGRIEQTLLAERTPVGSTLGRRTDLMAHYEVSPTVMNESLRILRDRGLVEVRTGPGGGVFVASLPPHVRLGGLDLWFSGTGRDPLELFETRSHLEDLLTRVALDRATPEDLRDMDWALDEMERAPDAAGYLAANLRLHRVLARASRLAVLADVHEAIVTLIDAGLVRAVLVEGTDDLLRHNIDVHREIVSAVRHRDGEALDKALRLHHRDLVREDDPARSPGP, encoded by the coding sequence ATGCCCGCTCCCCCCGGACCTCGGAGGTCCCGCGCGCAGGACGTCGCCGGCCGCATCGAGCAGACCCTGCTCGCCGAACGCACCCCGGTCGGCAGCACGCTGGGCCGGCGCACCGACCTGATGGCGCACTACGAGGTCAGCCCGACGGTGATGAACGAGTCGCTGCGGATCCTGCGCGACCGCGGGCTCGTCGAGGTCCGCACCGGGCCTGGCGGCGGGGTGTTCGTCGCCTCGCTGCCGCCACACGTCCGGCTGGGCGGGCTGGACCTGTGGTTCTCCGGCACCGGCCGTGATCCGCTGGAGCTGTTCGAGACCCGCTCCCATCTCGAGGACCTGCTGACCCGGGTGGCCCTGGACCGCGCCACCCCCGAGGACCTGCGCGACATGGACTGGGCGCTCGACGAGATGGAGCGCGCCCCCGACGCGGCGGGCTATCTCGCGGCCAACCTGCGCCTGCACCGGGTGCTGGCGCGGGCGTCCCGGCTCGCCGTGCTCGCCGACGTGCACGAGGCGATCGTGACGTTGATCGACGCCGGACTCGTGCGGGCGGTGCTGGTCGAGGGCACCGACGACCTGCTCCGGCACAACATCGACGTGCACCGGGAGATCGTCTCCGCGGTGCGCCACCGCGACGGCGAGGCCCTGGACAAGGCCCTGCGACTGCACCACCGCGACCTCGTACGCGAGGACGACCCCGCCCGCTCCCCCGGCCCCTGA
- a CDS encoding amidohydrolase family protein, translating to MRSVPALPAGTIDVHTHAIAPTLPDLSGHPGRWPSTELTGETTARILLAGHPYRDIDDRCWSAQRRLTDMDAEGVAAQLVSPIPVTLCHGEPVDGAVVLAAAQNEFFAELVGRGGGRLFGLGAVPLQDPARATTELVRCVRELGFLGVEIGTRVGDAELADPCFDEFFDTAAELGAFVLVHPVDQTLDPRLAGLGIGFGMGMPGETAVAAAALLTGRERRPGMRLCLAHAGGALPAVLPRLDRGELLAGRAGERPPTVRARDMWCDSLTYDADSLRLAVTRFGPGHVVLGTDYPFAAREAPAGAVLDGLDDDLRRSIGRDNALDMIVALHPESPVHDKGGPSWARSSASA from the coding sequence ATGAGGTCCGTCCCGGCCCTGCCCGCCGGCACGATCGACGTCCACACGCACGCGATCGCGCCCACCCTTCCCGACCTGTCCGGCCACCCCGGTCGGTGGCCGTCGACGGAGCTCACCGGCGAGACCACCGCCCGCATCCTGCTGGCCGGGCACCCGTACCGGGATATCGACGACCGGTGTTGGTCGGCGCAACGCCGCCTGACCGACATGGACGCCGAGGGCGTGGCCGCGCAACTGGTCTCGCCGATCCCCGTGACGCTGTGTCACGGGGAGCCCGTCGACGGGGCCGTCGTGCTGGCCGCCGCCCAGAACGAGTTCTTCGCGGAGCTGGTCGGGCGGGGCGGCGGGCGGCTGTTCGGCCTGGGTGCCGTCCCGCTCCAGGACCCGGCCCGGGCCACCACCGAGCTGGTGCGCTGTGTCCGCGAGCTGGGGTTCCTCGGGGTGGAGATCGGCACCCGGGTCGGTGACGCCGAGCTGGCCGACCCGTGCTTCGACGAGTTCTTCGACACCGCTGCCGAGCTGGGTGCCTTCGTGCTGGTGCACCCGGTCGACCAGACGCTCGACCCGCGGCTCGCCGGCCTGGGCATCGGGTTCGGCATGGGCATGCCGGGCGAGACCGCCGTCGCGGCGGCGGCCCTGCTGACCGGCCGGGAGCGGCGGCCCGGGATGCGGCTGTGCCTGGCCCACGCCGGTGGGGCACTGCCGGCGGTGCTGCCCCGGCTCGACCGCGGGGAGCTGCTCGCGGGACGCGCGGGCGAGCGCCCACCCACGGTGCGCGCCCGGGACATGTGGTGCGACTCGCTGACCTACGACGCCGACAGCCTGCGGCTGGCGGTCACCCGGTTCGGTCCCGGGCACGTCGTGCTGGGCACCGACTACCCGTTCGCCGCCCGGGAGGCCCCGGCCGGGGCCGTCCTCGACGGCCTCGACGACGACCTGCGCAGATCCATCGGTCGTGACAACGCATTGGACATGATCGTCGCCCTCCACCCGGAGAGCCCGGTCCACGACAAGGGAGGCCCCTCGTGGGCGAGATCCTCGGCCTCGGCCTGA
- a CDS encoding extradiol ring-cleavage dioxygenase, with protein MGEILGLGLTHYPPLAVTDEHMADILRLTLSDPDIPAEQKDPANWPERMRADWGDDGGTAAAARHRAELVAGMARCREALDAFEPDVVLVWGDDQYETFREEVVPSFCLMAYEDMEIRPLEPAGSRGVPNPWGRPADMPMLMRGAPDIGREVAAHLLDAGFDIAYSYRKPDGVPFPHAMANTQLYLDYDHAGTEFPYPVLPMAVNCYGRHVIARKGGIAKFADIAAERLDPPGPTPARCYALGAALASALRDGPHRVALVASSSWSHAFLVDDNWHLRPDTASDRALYESLAAGDYEAWLKTSADDIVRSGQQEMLLWFCLAGAMAELGHKPTWSTFVETEVLNSNKCFAVFEGNKA; from the coding sequence GTGGGCGAGATCCTCGGCCTCGGCCTGACCCACTACCCGCCGCTCGCGGTCACCGACGAGCACATGGCCGACATCCTGCGGCTCACGCTCTCCGACCCGGACATCCCGGCGGAGCAGAAGGACCCGGCGAACTGGCCGGAGCGGATGCGCGCCGACTGGGGCGACGACGGCGGCACCGCGGCCGCGGCCCGGCACCGCGCCGAGCTGGTCGCCGGGATGGCGAGGTGCCGCGAGGCCCTCGACGCGTTCGAGCCCGACGTCGTCCTGGTCTGGGGGGACGACCAGTACGAGACCTTCCGCGAGGAGGTCGTGCCGTCGTTCTGCCTGATGGCCTACGAGGACATGGAGATCCGGCCGCTCGAGCCCGCCGGGTCGCGCGGGGTGCCCAACCCGTGGGGCCGACCGGCCGACATGCCGATGCTGATGCGCGGCGCCCCCGACATCGGCCGGGAGGTCGCGGCGCACCTGCTCGACGCCGGGTTCGACATCGCCTACTCCTACCGCAAGCCCGACGGCGTGCCGTTCCCGCACGCGATGGCCAACACCCAGCTCTACCTGGACTACGACCACGCGGGCACCGAGTTCCCCTACCCCGTGCTGCCGATGGCGGTGAACTGCTACGGCCGGCACGTGATAGCCCGCAAGGGCGGCATCGCGAAGTTCGCCGACATCGCCGCCGAGCGGCTGGACCCGCCCGGGCCCACCCCGGCGCGCTGCTACGCCCTCGGCGCGGCACTGGCGTCGGCGTTGCGCGACGGGCCGCACCGGGTGGCGCTGGTCGCGTCGTCGAGCTGGTCGCACGCCTTCCTCGTCGACGACAACTGGCACCTGCGCCCGGACACGGCCTCGGACCGCGCCCTGTACGAGTCGCTGGCCGCGGGCGACTACGAGGCCTGGCTCAAGACCAGCGCCGACGACATCGTGCGGTCCGGCCAGCAGGAGATGCTGCTGTGGTTCTGCCTGGCCGGGGCGATGGCGGAGCTGGGCCACAAGCCCACCTGGTCGACGTTCGTCGAGACCGAGGTCCTCAACTCCAACAAGTGCTTCGCCGTCTTCGAGGGGAACAAGGCATGA
- a CDS encoding dihydrodipicolinate synthase family protein produces the protein MTRLTKDDITGLLAIMPTPAVPEAEDPAVADTVDHAETARAVEALISDGVHAVLTNGTFGECATLTWDEHRAFAGTVVETAASRVPVFVGATTLNTRDTIARARTLRDIGADGLLLGRPMWSACDEDATVGFYRAVAEAVPELAIIVYDNPEAFKGKIGPRTYARLAEIPQVVAAKYPGLAGSFLADLDALAGRVRLLPVERDWYYTWRWAPDQVRACWSGAASCGPGAGVALAAAIAAGDAEVARQISEEMRAAGRTFFPRGDFALFSTYNVQLEKIRINEAGYMVAGPARPPYARCPEDFAEGARESGRLLAALEARYRVTVG, from the coding sequence ATGACGCGACTCACGAAGGACGACATCACCGGGCTGCTGGCGATCATGCCGACGCCGGCGGTGCCCGAGGCGGAGGACCCGGCCGTGGCCGACACCGTCGACCACGCCGAGACCGCCCGGGCGGTCGAGGCCCTCATCTCCGACGGCGTGCACGCGGTGCTCACCAACGGCACCTTCGGCGAGTGCGCCACGCTCACCTGGGACGAGCACCGCGCGTTCGCCGGCACGGTCGTGGAGACCGCCGCGTCCCGCGTCCCGGTGTTCGTGGGCGCCACCACGCTCAACACGCGCGACACCATCGCCCGTGCCCGCACGCTGCGCGACATCGGCGCCGACGGCCTGCTGCTGGGCCGGCCCATGTGGTCGGCGTGCGACGAGGACGCCACCGTCGGCTTCTACCGGGCGGTGGCCGAGGCCGTCCCGGAGCTGGCGATCATCGTCTACGACAACCCGGAAGCGTTCAAGGGCAAGATCGGCCCCCGCACCTACGCGCGGCTCGCCGAGATCCCGCAGGTCGTCGCGGCGAAGTACCCGGGACTGGCCGGGAGCTTCCTCGCCGACCTCGACGCCCTCGCGGGCCGGGTGCGGTTGCTGCCCGTCGAGCGCGACTGGTACTACACCTGGCGGTGGGCGCCCGACCAGGTCCGCGCCTGCTGGAGCGGCGCGGCCTCGTGCGGCCCCGGCGCCGGGGTGGCGCTGGCGGCCGCCATCGCGGCGGGCGACGCCGAGGTCGCCCGGCAGATCAGCGAGGAGATGCGGGCGGCCGGGCGAACGTTCTTCCCGCGCGGGGACTTCGCGCTGTTCTCCACGTACAACGTGCAGCTGGAGAAGATCAGGATCAACGAGGCTGGCTACATGGTCGCCGGCCCGGCCCGGCCGCCCTACGCCCGCTGCCCCGAGGACTTCGCCGAGGGGGCGCGGGAGTCGGGCAGGCTGCTCGCCGCTCTGGAGGCGCGGTACCGGGTCACCGTCGGCTGA
- a CDS encoding SDR family NAD(P)-dependent oxidoreductase, which produces MTGPLTGRTAVVTGGATGIGFGIARRLLADGARVLIGGRSDAEAKGGAEALRADGFEVAVFAGDLSVAGEAQRLLESAVGALGGVDILVNNAGGGVIRPTLEHTEETLRATIDNNLWTTLRATLAILPHMVARGGGRIVNIGAESVRNGLTDHAVYNAAKGGVHAIATGLAREFAASGITVNVVAPSYTTTPENAAALAAGKVPERFRVVLADAVALIPAGRPAEVDEVAAAVAYLAAPEAGFVTGQVISVNGGSSMG; this is translated from the coding sequence GTGACCGGCCCGCTGACCGGGCGGACGGCCGTCGTCACTGGGGGCGCCACCGGTATCGGGTTCGGGATCGCCCGGCGCCTGCTCGCCGACGGGGCCCGCGTGCTCATCGGTGGGCGCAGCGACGCGGAGGCGAAGGGCGGGGCCGAGGCGCTGCGCGCCGACGGGTTCGAGGTGGCGGTCTTCGCCGGCGACCTCTCCGTGGCCGGGGAGGCACAGCGGTTGCTGGAGTCCGCCGTCGGCGCGCTCGGCGGGGTCGACATCCTCGTCAACAACGCCGGCGGCGGGGTGATCCGCCCGACGCTGGAACACACCGAGGAGACGCTGCGGGCCACGATCGACAACAACCTGTGGACGACCCTGCGCGCCACCCTGGCGATCCTGCCGCACATGGTGGCGCGGGGCGGGGGCCGGATCGTCAACATCGGTGCCGAGTCGGTCCGCAACGGGCTGACCGACCACGCCGTCTACAACGCGGCCAAGGGCGGCGTGCACGCGATCGCCACCGGGCTGGCCCGCGAGTTCGCGGCCTCCGGGATCACCGTCAACGTGGTGGCGCCGTCCTACACGACCACCCCGGAGAACGCCGCGGCCCTCGCGGCGGGGAAGGTTCCCGAGCGGTTCCGGGTGGTGCTCGCCGATGCCGTCGCGCTGATCCCGGCGGGCCGGCCGGCCGAGGTCGACGAGGTCGCCGCCGCGGTCGCCTACCTGGCCGCGCCCGAGGCCGGGTTCGTCACCGGCCAGGTGATCAGCGTCAACGGCGGCAGCAGCATGGGCTGA
- a CDS encoding aromatic ring-hydroxylating oxygenase subunit alpha has translation MTVTDSAPPAVGTGGGLVEEEEHRFRVHRSSMTSPEIHALELERVFAHSWLYVGHESEVTEPGDYVRRPVGGRPLFMVRAAKSREIRVFHNTCSHRGAVVCRKDSGNAKVFQCFYHAWSFDTEGNLVGVPGRDAYGEGLDFSELGLRPVARMANYRGFVFASYDPDIVELDEYLAGAKEYLDLAADGLGSAEIISGTNQYAIDANWKLLVENSIDGYHAVPTHDTYFKYLVALGTDLSTGVDGVGRSLGNGHAVIDYRAPWGRPVAKWEPMFGEDAREEIARLRADLVERFGEERAARMAETNRNLFIYPNLIINDIMAVTVRTFMPVSADRMEVTAWELAPDDEMPQLRQRRLDSFLTFLGPGGFATPDDIEALESCQQGFRSGGIEWNDISRGMARDPHADDEEQMRAFWRRWHEQVSGRDGAGR, from the coding sequence GTGACCGTCACCGATTCCGCCCCACCCGCCGTCGGCACCGGCGGCGGGCTCGTCGAGGAGGAGGAGCACCGGTTCCGGGTGCACCGCTCCAGCATGACCTCGCCGGAGATCCACGCCCTGGAACTCGAGCGGGTCTTCGCCCACAGCTGGCTCTACGTCGGGCACGAGTCCGAGGTGACCGAGCCCGGTGACTACGTCCGGCGGCCGGTCGGCGGACGGCCTCTGTTCATGGTGCGGGCGGCCAAGTCCCGCGAGATCCGGGTGTTCCACAACACCTGCAGCCACCGCGGTGCCGTGGTGTGCCGGAAGGACTCCGGCAACGCCAAGGTCTTCCAGTGCTTCTACCACGCCTGGTCCTTCGACACCGAGGGCAACCTCGTCGGGGTGCCGGGCCGGGACGCCTACGGCGAGGGGCTCGACTTCTCCGAGCTCGGCCTGCGCCCGGTCGCCCGGATGGCGAACTACCGCGGTTTCGTCTTCGCCAGCTACGACCCGGACATCGTCGAGCTCGACGAGTACCTGGCCGGGGCGAAGGAGTACCTCGACCTCGCGGCCGACGGCCTCGGCAGCGCGGAGATCATCTCCGGCACCAACCAGTACGCGATCGACGCCAACTGGAAGCTGCTGGTGGAGAACAGCATCGACGGCTACCACGCGGTGCCGACGCACGACACCTACTTCAAGTACCTCGTCGCCCTCGGCACCGATCTCTCGACCGGTGTGGACGGGGTCGGCCGGTCGCTCGGCAACGGGCACGCCGTGATCGACTACCGCGCCCCGTGGGGCCGGCCGGTGGCGAAGTGGGAGCCGATGTTCGGCGAGGACGCCCGCGAGGAGATCGCGCGGCTGCGCGCCGACCTCGTGGAGCGCTTCGGCGAGGAGCGGGCCGCGCGGATGGCCGAGACCAACCGGAACCTGTTCATCTACCCCAACCTGATCATCAACGACATCATGGCCGTCACGGTCCGGACGTTCATGCCGGTGTCGGCCGACCGGATGGAGGTCACGGCCTGGGAGCTCGCGCCGGACGACGAGATGCCGCAGCTGCGGCAGCGGCGCCTGGACAGCTTCCTCACCTTCCTCGGCCCGGGCGGCTTCGCCACACCGGATGACATCGAGGCGCTGGAGTCCTGCCAGCAGGGCTTCCGCAGCGGAGGCATCGAGTGGAACGACATCTCCCGCGGAATGGCGCGCGACCCGCACGCCGACGACGAGGAGCAGATGCGGGCCTTCTGGCGCCGCTGGCACGAACAGGTGTCCGGTCGGGACGGGGCCGGTCGATGA
- a CDS encoding 3-phenylpropionate/cinnamic acid dioxygenase subunit beta, whose product MTTDTPTAAASDLDVDVATTLQITQFLYTEAQILDEGRFADWLTLVTEDISYRMPVRVTREKRDGSDTRDDSSYFEENLTTLTSRLARLGTRSAWAEDPPSRTRHFVTNIQVLATADPREMRVLSNLLFTRTRGSDPALDQLTGRREDLLRRVGLGWRLARRTVVLDQSVLGTLNLSTMY is encoded by the coding sequence ATGACGACCGACACCCCGACGGCGGCCGCCTCCGACCTGGACGTGGACGTGGCGACCACCCTGCAGATCACGCAGTTCCTCTACACCGAGGCGCAGATCCTCGACGAGGGTCGCTTCGCCGACTGGCTCACCCTGGTCACCGAGGACATCAGCTACCGGATGCCCGTGCGCGTCACCCGCGAGAAGCGCGACGGCAGCGACACCCGCGACGACTCATCGTACTTCGAGGAGAACCTGACCACCCTCACCTCGCGGCTGGCGAGGCTGGGCACGCGGTCGGCGTGGGCGGAGGACCCGCCGTCACGTACCCGTCACTTCGTCACCAACATCCAGGTACTGGCGACCGCGGACCCGCGCGAGATGCGCGTGCTGAGCAACCTGCTCTTCACCCGCACCCGCGGCTCCGACCCGGCGCTCGACCAGCTCACCGGGCGACGCGAGGACCTGCTGCGCCGGGTCGGCCTCGGCTGGCGGCTGGCCCGCCGCACGGTGGTGCTCGACCAGTCGGTGCTCGGCACGCTCAACCTCAGCACGATGTACTGA